The Pseudomonadales bacterium genome has a segment encoding these proteins:
- a CDS encoding type I restriction endonuclease subunit R, whose protein sequence is MAFLSEAAVELALLEQLQGLGYAVTSDEVIGPDGNHPERESHDEVILKKRFEDAVARLNPSLPLEARQDAVRRVTQSELPSLLEENRRIHKLLTEGVDVEYFSQGHANDGTLTAGKVALIDFEHPERNDWLAVQQFVVINGQSNRRPDVVVFVNGLPLAVIELKAPGSAGAHLLGAFNQLQTYKVQIPALFNTNALLVTSDGIAARVGSLSADLERFMPWRTTDGGSIAPKGAPELSTLIEGVFEHRRLLDLLCHFTVFGETGSGLAKIIAGYHQFHAVQRAVVSTLRASMDNLQAEDPANYGLPSVKSQGKGDKRAGVIWHTQGSGKSFLMAFYAGQLVKHPAMANPTLVVLTDRNDLDDQLFATFSMCRDLIRQTPVQAESREDLQKVLNRASGGVIFTTLQKFGEGSGPLTTRSNVVVIADEAHRSQYGFKAKVDAKTGEVSYGFAKYLRDALPNASFIGFTGTPIEADDVNTPAVFGHYIDIYDISRAVEDGATVPIYYESRLARIELDEAEKPNIDAEVDALTEEDSEAEQERFKKKWSTVEALVGSDKRLALVAKDMVAHFEDRVVALDGKAMVVCMSRRICVKLYDEIIKLRPEWHSADDNTGAVKIVMTGAASDPLDWQQHIAGSSGQKARRDLLAKRARDPQDPLKLVIVRDMWLTGFDAPCMHTMYVDKPMQGHGLMQAIARVNRVFRGKPAGLIVDYIGIAQNLKSALRQYSKNDQENTGIDEAQAIAVMMEKYEVVRDMYHGYDYATALSGTPQERLAMMAGAIEWILDLQQKLAEKEKTKDGKKNAHRRYQDAVLALSKAFALASASDEARDIREEVGFFQAIRAALVKSSTGSGVTQQERELAIQQIVSRAVVSTEIVDILAAAGIKSPDISILSDEFLAEVQQMERKNLALEALRKLINDGIRSRSKANVVQTKAFSERLEDAVARYHANTITTAEVIQELIELAKDIRAARARGEESGLSDEEIAFYDALAENDSAVQVLGDDKLKLIAHELLVSLRANVTVDWAHRANARAKMRVLVKRILKHYGYPPDLQDAAVQTVLQQAEALLSEW, encoded by the coding sequence ATGGCATTTCTGTCTGAAGCAGCTGTTGAGCTAGCACTGCTGGAGCAATTGCAGGGCTTGGGCTATGCCGTTACTTCCGATGAAGTAATCGGCCCTGACGGCAATCACCCCGAACGCGAAAGCCACGATGAAGTCATTCTCAAAAAACGCTTCGAGGATGCCGTTGCACGCCTGAACCCGAGCCTGCCGTTGGAGGCGCGGCAGGATGCCGTGCGGCGCGTGACGCAGTCCGAATTGCCTTCATTGCTGGAAGAAAACCGCCGCATCCACAAGCTGCTGACGGAAGGCGTGGATGTCGAATATTTTTCACAGGGGCACGCCAACGACGGCACGCTGACGGCGGGCAAGGTTGCGCTCATTGATTTCGAGCACCCAGAGCGCAACGACTGGTTGGCGGTGCAGCAGTTTGTGGTAATCAACGGCCAGAGCAATCGGCGACCTGATGTGGTGGTGTTTGTGAACGGCTTACCGCTCGCCGTGATCGAGCTGAAAGCGCCGGGCAGCGCAGGGGCGCATCTGCTGGGTGCGTTCAATCAATTACAAACCTACAAAGTGCAGATTCCGGCATTGTTCAACACCAATGCGCTGCTGGTGACTTCCGACGGCATTGCCGCGCGGGTGGGGTCACTCTCGGCAGACCTTGAGCGTTTTATGCCGTGGCGCACAACTGATGGTGGCAGCATTGCCCCAAAAGGTGCGCCAGAACTCTCGACGCTGATCGAAGGTGTGTTCGAGCATCGCCGCTTGCTCGATCTGCTCTGTCACTTCACGGTCTTCGGCGAAACGGGATCGGGGCTGGCGAAGATCATCGCGGGCTACCACCAGTTCCACGCAGTGCAGCGCGCAGTGGTATCGACCCTTCGCGCCAGCATGGACAATCTCCAAGCGGAAGACCCAGCCAACTACGGTTTGCCCAGCGTGAAATCACAAGGCAAAGGTGACAAACGCGCCGGCGTGATCTGGCACACACAAGGTTCGGGTAAAAGTTTTTTGATGGCGTTTTACGCGGGGCAGTTGGTGAAGCACCCAGCGATGGCCAACCCCACCTTGGTGGTGCTGACGGATCGCAACGACCTTGACGATCAGTTGTTCGCCACCTTCTCCATGTGCCGCGATTTGATTCGGCAAACGCCGGTGCAGGCCGAGAGTCGCGAGGATTTGCAGAAAGTTTTGAACCGTGCATCGGGTGGTGTGATTTTCACGACCTTACAGAAATTTGGTGAAGGATCTGGGCCGCTCACCACGCGCAGCAATGTGGTGGTGATTGCCGATGAAGCGCACCGCAGCCAATACGGTTTCAAAGCCAAGGTGGATGCCAAGACCGGTGAGGTGTCTTACGGCTTTGCCAAGTACCTGCGCGATGCGTTGCCGAACGCCTCTTTCATCGGTTTTACCGGCACGCCTATCGAGGCCGACGATGTGAACACGCCGGCGGTTTTCGGGCATTACATTGATATTTACGACATCAGCCGTGCGGTGGAAGACGGCGCCACTGTGCCGATTTATTACGAATCGCGGCTGGCGCGCATCGAACTTGATGAAGCAGAAAAACCCAACATTGATGCGGAAGTGGATGCGCTGACTGAGGAGGATTCCGAGGCTGAGCAGGAACGCTTCAAGAAAAAATGGTCAACCGTTGAAGCGCTGGTCGGCAGCGACAAACGCTTGGCGCTGGTGGCCAAGGACATGGTTGCCCACTTCGAGGATCGTGTAGTGGCGCTCGATGGCAAAGCGATGGTGGTGTGCATGAGCCGCCGCATCTGTGTGAAGCTCTACGACGAAATCATCAAGCTGCGACCAGAGTGGCACAGCGCGGATGACAACACGGGTGCGGTCAAGATCGTGATGACGGGCGCGGCGAGCGATCCGCTGGACTGGCAACAGCACATCGCCGGTTCTTCTGGGCAAAAAGCACGACGCGATCTGCTGGCCAAGCGTGCGCGCGACCCGCAAGACCCGCTCAAACTGGTGATCGTGCGGGATATGTGGCTCACCGGTTTTGACGCGCCGTGCATGCACACCATGTATGTGGACAAACCCATGCAAGGCCACGGCCTGATGCAGGCGATTGCGCGTGTGAACCGCGTGTTCCGCGGCAAGCCCGCAGGGCTGATTGTGGACTACATCGGCATTGCGCAAAATTTGAAATCGGCTTTGCGGCAGTACTCGAAGAACGACCAGGAAAACACAGGCATTGACGAAGCGCAGGCCATTGCGGTGATGATGGAGAAGTACGAAGTCGTGCGGGATATGTACCACGGCTACGACTACGCCACCGCGTTGAGCGGCACGCCGCAAGAGCGCTTGGCGATGATGGCGGGAGCCATCGAGTGGATTCTCGACCTGCAACAGAAGCTGGCGGAGAAAGAAAAGACGAAGGATGGCAAAAAGAATGCTCACCGCCGCTATCAGGATGCTGTGTTGGCTTTATCTAAGGCTTTCGCTTTGGCATCCGCCTCCGACGAGGCGCGTGATATCCGCGAGGAAGTCGGTTTCTTTCAAGCGATCCGTGCTGCACTGGTGAAAAGCAGTACCGGCTCCGGCGTGACTCAGCAAGAACGCGAGCTGGCTATCCAGCAGATCGTCAGCCGTGCAGTGGTATCGACAGAGATTGTGGACATTCTCGCTGCTGCGGGAATCAAGAGCCCAGACATCTCCATCCTCTCTGATGAATTCCTCGCCGAAGTGCAGCAGATGGAGCGTAAGAACCTAGCGCTGGAAGCTTTGCGCAAACTCATCAACGACGGCATTCGCTCGCGCAGCAAGGCCAATGTTGTGCAGACCAAGGCATTCTCGGAGCGATTGGAAGATGCGGTGGCGCGCTACCACGCCAACACCATCACCACGGCTGAGGTAATACAAGAGTTGATTGAACTGGCCAAGGATATCCGTGCAGCGCGAGCGCGCGGCGAAGAGTCTGGGCTGAGTGACGAAGAAATCGCCTTCTACGACGCGCTGGCCGAAAACGACAGCGCGGTGCAGGTGTTAGGCGATGACAAGCTCAAGCTGATCGCCCACGAATTGTTGGTCAGCCTGCGCGCAAATGTGACCGTGGACTGGGCACACCGTGCAAATGCGCGCGCCAAAATGCGGGTGTTGGTGAAGCGCATCTTGAAACATTACGGTTACCCGCCCGATCTGCAGGACGCTGCGGTGCAAACGGTGTTGCAGCAGGCGGAAGCCTTGTTGTCGGAGTGGTGA
- a CDS encoding FAD-binding protein: MKPQDPNWHSEIESSMVIASPDAIRWDIETDVLVVGAGCAGASAALEAKAHGAKVLLLDRYIGGGASALSGGIMYYGGGTKYQKQAGYNDTPDNMYNYLKLETCGVVSDSTLKKFCDESVQNLEWLEQHGVGFEASMSPVKTFYPINKYFLYYSGNELVKEYKDVAESAPRGHRVKWNGFSGAGLMKALLKSCDDFHVDVMTQSRVTQLVQDGNGNVLGVKMLQIAPESKAAKRFALYYQVFSKVRMYFPPLANWLRKNMNLIEQEQTVTRLVRAKKGVVLSAGGFVFNRAMIKHHAPKYAPGAPLGSPGCNGNGIRLGESAGGATGNMARGSSWRFINPPKSWVEGIIVNSAGERIVNEASYGARIGEAMAERHDGKATLIFTQAMLKDVLLQLMPGKVWLMLQTAPALLSLMMNTKRAATLEALAEKTGLPASTLRATVDRYNGFVAAQNDEDFYKSTDYLRALDQGPFYAMDVSVGNKVFVCPTITLGGLLVDEQTGQVKREDGSIMPNLYAAGRSAVGVASHSYVSGLSLADCVFSGRRAGEHITKS, from the coding sequence ATGAAACCACAAGACCCTAATTGGCATTCTGAAATTGAGTCGAGCATGGTGATTGCATCCCCTGACGCGATTCGATGGGATATAGAAACGGATGTCTTAGTAGTGGGCGCTGGCTGTGCTGGCGCCAGTGCCGCATTAGAAGCCAAAGCGCACGGCGCAAAAGTGTTGTTGTTGGATCGCTATATCGGCGGCGGTGCTTCAGCCTTGAGCGGCGGCATCATGTATTACGGCGGCGGCACGAAATATCAAAAACAAGCTGGCTACAACGATACGCCAGACAATATGTACAACTATTTGAAGTTGGAAACTTGCGGCGTTGTCAGTGACAGCACGCTGAAAAAATTCTGCGATGAAAGCGTGCAAAACTTGGAATGGTTGGAGCAACATGGCGTGGGTTTTGAAGCCAGTATGAGCCCCGTGAAAACTTTTTATCCCATCAATAAATATTTTCTGTATTACTCCGGCAATGAATTGGTAAAAGAATACAAAGATGTGGCGGAATCTGCGCCGCGCGGTCACCGTGTAAAGTGGAATGGTTTTTCGGGTGCGGGTTTGATGAAAGCACTGCTGAAAAGCTGTGATGATTTTCATGTTGATGTGATGACGCAAAGCCGCGTCACGCAATTAGTGCAAGATGGCAATGGCAATGTGCTCGGCGTCAAAATGTTGCAGATTGCGCCGGAATCCAAAGCCGCTAAACGCTTTGCTTTGTATTACCAAGTGTTCAGCAAAGTGCGTATGTATTTCCCGCCGCTGGCGAATTGGTTGCGCAAAAACATGAACCTCATCGAGCAAGAGCAAACGGTAACGCGTTTAGTGCGCGCTAAAAAAGGCGTGGTATTGTCTGCCGGTGGTTTTGTTTTTAATCGCGCCATGATTAAACATCACGCGCCAAAATACGCACCGGGTGCGCCACTCGGTTCGCCAGGCTGTAACGGCAACGGTATTCGTTTGGGTGAAAGTGCAGGCGGTGCCACCGGCAACATGGCGCGCGGTTCAAGCTGGCGTTTTATCAATCCGCCGAAATCGTGGGTGGAAGGCATCATCGTCAACAGTGCGGGTGAACGCATTGTCAATGAAGCGAGTTACGGTGCGCGTATCGGCGAAGCGATGGCAGAGCGACACGACGGCAAAGCCACGCTGATTTTTACGCAAGCGATGTTGAAAGATGTGTTGTTGCAATTGATGCCAGGAAAAGTGTGGCTGATGTTGCAAACCGCGCCCGCGCTGCTGAGCTTGATGATGAACACCAAGCGTGCAGCAACGCTCGAAGCGCTGGCAGAAAAAACGGGCTTGCCTGCATCTACATTGCGTGCCACGGTCGATCGCTACAACGGTTTTGTTGCAGCACAAAATGACGAAGATTTTTATAAATCGACCGATTATTTGCGCGCTTTAGATCAAGGGCCTTTTTATGCCATGGATGTTTCCGTGGGCAATAAAGTGTTTGTCTGCCCAACCATCACTTTGGGTGGTTTGTTGGTGGATGAGCAGACGGGGCAAGTAAAACGCGAAGACGGTTCCATCATGCCGAATCTGTACGCTGCAGGCCGCAGCGCAGTGGGTGTGGCGTCACACTCTTATGTCAGTGGTTTGTCATTGGCGGATTGTGTTTTTTCCGGTCGTCGCGCTGGCGAGCACATCACCAAATCGTAA
- the cysC gene encoding adenylyl-sulfate kinase has product MAEQKATNVYWHHGEVTRDDRYALLGHKGATLWFTGLSGSGKSTVAVALEQALTARGKLCYRLDGDNVRLGINKNLGFSAEDRKENIRRIGEVAKLFVDTGVIVLSSFISPYREDRDTVRALHEAAGMDFVEVFVDCALAEAEKRDPKGLYKKARAGEIKGFTGIDDPYEAPEKAEVHLHSDKMALEDEVNILLAELEKRGVLTVAKA; this is encoded by the coding sequence ATGGCAGAGCAAAAAGCAACCAATGTGTATTGGCACCACGGCGAAGTAACACGCGATGATCGTTACGCTTTGTTAGGGCATAAGGGTGCAACGCTGTGGTTTACCGGTTTGTCAGGCAGCGGCAAAAGTACCGTAGCTGTGGCCTTAGAGCAGGCGCTCACCGCGCGCGGCAAATTGTGCTATCGCTTGGATGGCGACAATGTGCGTCTCGGCATCAATAAAAACTTAGGTTTTTCTGCGGAAGATCGCAAAGAAAATATTCGTCGCATTGGTGAAGTGGCGAAATTGTTTGTCGATACAGGCGTGATTGTATTGTCGAGCTTTATCAGCCCTTATCGTGAAGATCGCGACACGGTGCGCGCACTGCATGAAGCGGCAGGCATGGATTTCGTGGAAGTGTTTGTCGATTGCGCGTTGGCAGAAGCAGAAAAACGCGACCCGAAAGGTTTGTATAAAAAAGCGCGAGCCGGTGAAATCAAAGGCTTTACCGGCATTGATGATCCGTACGAAGCACCAGAAAAAGCGGAAGTGCATTTGCATTCCGACAAAATGGCGTTAGAAGACGAAGTGAATATTCTGCTGGCAGAATTGGAAAAACGCGGCGTGTTGACGGTCGCTAAAGCGTAA
- a CDS encoding SDR family oxidoreductase, which produces MLMKNKVVVVSGIGPGLGIELALLAAREGAKAVVLAARTVEKLNAAAQQIAALNLGTQTLAVPTDISKADDCKNLIDKTVAAFGAVDALINSAYIPGKFGAWERWDFDDWRKAMDVNLFGSLMLSREAAKVMKSQTERGAIVMVNSMSTKKIVGAQAGYATSKAALATATKALAMELAPLGIRVNSCFMGWMWGASVKGYVDGMAAQTGADPAAVKKGIEKDIPMGDMPTDAECAKGCLFLVSDYAKVITGASLDINGGEYMSMG; this is translated from the coding sequence ATGTTGATGAAAAATAAAGTGGTGGTGGTTTCGGGTATCGGTCCTGGCTTGGGCATCGAGTTGGCATTATTAGCTGCGCGCGAAGGCGCAAAAGCGGTGGTACTGGCTGCGCGTACCGTTGAGAAATTGAACGCCGCCGCCCAACAAATCGCCGCACTGAATTTGGGTACGCAGACACTCGCGGTACCGACGGATATTTCCAAAGCCGACGATTGCAAAAACTTGATTGACAAAACCGTTGCTGCGTTTGGTGCAGTCGATGCCTTAATCAATAGCGCGTACATTCCAGGAAAATTTGGCGCGTGGGAGCGTTGGGATTTTGACGATTGGCGCAAAGCGATGGATGTGAATTTGTTCGGTTCGCTGATGTTGTCGCGCGAAGCTGCCAAGGTGATGAAAAGCCAAACCGAGCGCGGCGCGATAGTGATGGTCAACTCCATGTCCACCAAAAAAATTGTCGGCGCACAGGCGGGCTACGCCACTTCAAAAGCTGCGCTGGCAACAGCGACTAAAGCGTTGGCGATGGAATTGGCACCGCTCGGTATTCGTGTGAATAGCTGTTTTATGGGTTGGATGTGGGGCGCAAGCGTAAAGGGTTATGTCGATGGCATGGCTGCACAAACGGGCGCTGATCCTGCGGCAGTGAAAAAAGGCATCGAAAAGGATATTCCGATGGGCGATATGCCAACGGATGCTGAGTGTGCAAAAGGCTGTTTATTTTTAGTGTCGGATTACGCCAAAGTGATTACCGGCGCGTCGCTGGATATTAACGGCGGCGAATATATGTCGATGGGTTAA
- a CDS encoding nuclear transport factor 2 family protein — protein sequence MRYTLEMVADRLEIEDLITDYAAAIDTGAIDKLDAIFTPDAQIDYSAMGGAKGSYPEVKAFLQKALKGFRATQHFISNFEIRLDGDRATGKIMCLNPMELETGDKPAIPVFFLGLWYHDEYIKTAEGWRIAVRTESKSWTHNLPGFMKL from the coding sequence ATGCGCTACACGCTGGAAATGGTGGCTGATCGTTTAGAAATAGAAGATTTAATTACCGATTACGCTGCCGCTATTGATACGGGTGCTATCGACAAACTCGACGCTATTTTCACACCCGATGCGCAGATTGATTATTCCGCAATGGGCGGCGCGAAGGGCAGCTATCCCGAAGTCAAAGCGTTTTTACAGAAAGCGTTAAAAGGCTTTCGCGCCACGCAACATTTCATCAGCAATTTTGAAATTCGTTTAGACGGTGATCGCGCCACCGGCAAGATCATGTGTTTGAATCCCATGGAATTAGAAACGGGCGATAAGCCAGCTATTCCTGTGTTTTTCCTTGGGCTTTGGTATCACGACGAGTACATCAAAACAGCAGAAGGTTGGCGTATTGCTGTGCGCACAGAAAGTAAATCGTGGACGCACAACTTGCCCGGTTTTATGAAATTATAG
- a CDS encoding MaoC family dehydratase, with protein MTTVQNIPFADIEIGMQRQYSKTLTERDIQLFADTSGDHNPVHMNADYAATTTFGERIAHGMWSGALISAAIATTLPGPGAVYRSQTLKFSKPVKLGDTITITLTVTEKKDRVKLLTIECEGKNQHGDTVVKGEAEVIASADSVSFEL; from the coding sequence ATGACGACCGTACAAAATATTCCTTTTGCTGATATTGAAATTGGTATGCAACGCCAATACAGCAAAACACTCACCGAGCGCGATATTCAACTGTTTGCCGATACTTCTGGCGATCACAACCCTGTGCACATGAACGCGGATTACGCCGCCACGACTACGTTTGGTGAACGCATTGCGCATGGTATGTGGAGTGGCGCACTGATTTCTGCGGCAATTGCCACTACCCTGCCAGGGCCTGGCGCGGTGTATCGTAGTCAAACGCTAAAATTTTCTAAGCCGGTAAAACTGGGCGACACCATCACCATCACGCTCACTGTGACAGAGAAAAAAGATCGCGTGAAATTACTGACGATTGAATGCGAAGGAAAAAATCAGCACGGCGACACCGTGGTGAAAGGCGAAGCGGAAGTGATTGCGAGTGCCGACAGCGTATCGTTTGAATTGTAA
- a CDS encoding AMP-binding protein, which produces MSAIEMEKQQDVMIPIRAAQAALGYPTTLDHQSDAAQTMPDILAQSLAKYASRPAYSCMGQTINYAELDCLSRKFAAFLQNTLRLQPGDRVALQLPNVLQYPVAVFGALRAGMVVVNVNPLYTPDEMQHQLSDSGATAIVILANMASKLESIIAKTQLRHVVVTELADLHPFPKRFFINAAVRYLKKMVPAYHLLQAISFRNALAQGDEKNLQATSIKANDIAVLQYTGGTTGVAKGVKLTHANLLANMRQCRIFMEKAGVKNGGEVALAPLPLYHIYAFMLHTVLLVESGSHSVLIPNPRDLDSVVDAWSNNPCSFFVGINTLFVALSNHAAFQKLNFSALKLTFSGGMALTETAAKRWKTVTGCSVLEGYGMTETSPVVTINPYGAAKLGTIGIPVADVTVKVVDNDDVVQPVGEAGELCVQGPQVMQGYWQRDDETQKTIINGWLHTGDIAVVDPDGYIRIVDRKKDMIIVSGFNVYPNEVENVMSAHPDVVECAVVGVPSEKTGEAVKLFVVSRNPALTKEDLKAYAREHLTGYKAPDAIEFRDSLPKSNVGKNLRRELRDGKA; this is translated from the coding sequence ATGTCAGCAATAGAAATGGAAAAGCAGCAAGATGTGATGATTCCTATTCGTGCGGCGCAAGCGGCACTGGGCTATCCCACAACATTGGATCATCAATCGGATGCTGCGCAAACCATGCCGGATATTCTTGCGCAGTCATTAGCAAAGTACGCTTCTCGCCCTGCTTACAGTTGCATGGGGCAGACAATTAACTATGCGGAGCTTGATTGTTTGTCGCGGAAGTTTGCCGCTTTTTTGCAAAACACTCTGCGTTTGCAGCCCGGTGATCGCGTGGCGTTGCAGTTGCCGAATGTATTGCAGTATCCCGTTGCTGTGTTTGGTGCGCTGCGCGCGGGGATGGTGGTTGTCAATGTCAATCCGCTGTACACACCGGATGAAATGCAACATCAGCTATCTGATTCTGGCGCAACGGCGATTGTGATTTTGGCGAACATGGCGAGCAAGCTGGAATCTATTATTGCCAAAACACAGTTGCGTCACGTGGTTGTCACAGAACTGGCTGATTTACATCCATTTCCCAAAAGATTTTTTATCAACGCGGCGGTGCGCTACCTGAAAAAAATGGTGCCTGCTTACCATCTGCTGCAGGCCATTTCTTTTCGTAATGCGTTGGCGCAAGGCGATGAAAAAAATCTGCAAGCGACATCCATCAAGGCAAACGATATTGCTGTATTGCAATACACAGGCGGTACAACGGGCGTGGCAAAAGGCGTAAAGCTCACGCACGCCAATTTGCTGGCAAATATGCGCCAGTGCAGAATTTTTATGGAAAAAGCCGGCGTGAAAAATGGCGGCGAAGTGGCGTTGGCGCCGCTGCCGCTGTATCACATTTATGCTTTTATGCTGCACACCGTGTTATTGGTGGAATCCGGCAGTCATTCCGTGTTGATACCTAATCCGCGCGATTTGGATAGTGTGGTCGATGCGTGGTCAAACAATCCCTGTTCGTTTTTTGTTGGTATCAATACTTTGTTTGTTGCGTTATCAAATCACGCCGCGTTTCAAAAACTCAATTTTTCTGCGTTGAAACTAACATTTTCTGGTGGTATGGCGCTGACAGAAACTGCTGCCAAGCGTTGGAAAACCGTAACGGGTTGTTCTGTTTTGGAAGGTTACGGCATGACGGAAACATCGCCTGTGGTAACGATTAACCCTTACGGCGCTGCCAAATTGGGAACCATCGGCATTCCTGTGGCTGATGTAACAGTAAAAGTGGTTGATAACGACGATGTCGTGCAGCCTGTGGGTGAAGCGGGTGAATTGTGTGTGCAAGGTCCGCAAGTGATGCAAGGTTATTGGCAACGCGATGATGAAACGCAAAAAACGATTATTAACGGTTGGCTGCACACGGGTGATATTGCGGTGGTAGACCCTGATGGTTACATCCGTATTGTGGACCGCAAAAAAGACATGATTATTGTGTCAGGCTTCAATGTTTATCCGAATGAAGTGGAAAATGTGATGAGCGCACACCCTGATGTGGTGGAATGTGCGGTTGTGGGTGTGCCTTCAGAAAAAACAGGTGAAGCGGTGAAGTTGTTTGTGGTGTCGCGCAATCCTGCGTTAACGAAAGAAGATTTGAAGGCTTACGCGCGCGAACATTTAACGGGCTACAAAGCGCCAGATGCCATTGAGTTTCGCGACAGTTTGCCAAAATCCAATGTCGGAAAAAATTTGCGCCGTGAATTGCGTGATGGCAAAGCGTAA
- a CDS encoding RNA methyltransferase, with protein MSKITATDPLAALLDNIRIVLINTQHPGNIGAAARAMKNMGLSQLYLVEPQNFPHEQAIWRSGNATDVVEAARVVNTLDEAIGDCGLVLGTSARERSIPWMLHSVRDAGISAVREAAQHPVAILFGREDRGLTNEELHRCNAHLHIPSNPVYSALNIAAAVQVVSYELRMAAHAQSEIPELQNWSDWDIKPATAKELDYYLNHLEQTLVDIGFHNRDNPRQTMPRLRRLFSRIRPDQMELSILHGVLTGTQHIVQKNQKLLTDKKTSDNI; from the coding sequence ATGTCTAAAATCACCGCCACCGACCCACTCGCCGCCCTGCTCGACAACATCCGCATTGTGCTGATTAACACGCAGCATCCGGGCAATATCGGTGCAGCAGCGCGCGCAATGAAAAACATGGGGCTGTCGCAGTTGTATTTAGTGGAGCCACAAAACTTTCCGCACGAGCAAGCCATCTGGCGTTCCGGTAACGCTACCGATGTGGTTGAAGCGGCGCGCGTGGTAAACACGCTCGATGAAGCGATTGGAGATTGCGGCTTGGTACTAGGCACTAGTGCGCGCGAGCGCAGCATTCCGTGGATGTTGCACTCGGTGCGTGACGCAGGCATCAGCGCGGTGCGCGAAGCAGCGCAACATCCTGTCGCAATTTTATTTGGACGCGAAGATCGCGGTCTCACCAATGAAGAATTGCATCGCTGCAACGCGCATCTGCACATTCCATCCAACCCTGTTTACAGCGCACTAAACATTGCAGCGGCTGTGCAAGTGGTGAGCTATGAACTGCGCATGGCGGCGCACGCGCAATCCGAAATCCCTGAGCTGCAAAACTGGAGCGATTGGGACATCAAACCCGCAACCGCAAAAGAACTGGATTACTACTTAAACCATTTAGAACAAACGCTGGTAGATATCGGTTTTCATAATCGTGACAACCCACGCCAAACCATGCCGCGTCTGCGGCGATTATTTTCGCGTATTCGTCCCGATCAAATGGAATTGAGTATTTTGCACGGCGTCCTCACTGGCACGCAGCATATCGTGCAAAAAAACCAAAAGCTGCTGACAGATAAAAAAACATCCGACAATATTTAA
- the zipA gene encoding cell division protein ZipA — protein sequence MPESLIALGILVVAAILLDGLRRARNARRDSLLMSDKMNQSMDRNDPDDFGDDFSVGRARVVAQPQQDNEESKKDLSESWTKKASRDPADLAQVAPILLDVKKEERTERIEPELGLGDDVDEDFGVVEEKSDKEIPEVRQEKNIPDARGVRNASPVFDTATQPLGLGESEVVSESRVYKRPPDKPAPRREPTIQKPTKPILEARKDKIGAQAVAAEPKNQQLPLDDLIIICVVARDRNGFNGAVLLDMFLERGLRYGHYNWFHYYTGEQTENDSLFSVANIVNPGSFDLNQMSDLQTPGITMFLSMSALRGNAMEVFDTMLDTARAIATRLNGELRDDQRSVLTNQTIEHNRQRIRQFEMQTRLRAR from the coding sequence ATGCCTGAATCGCTAATAGCTCTTGGAATTCTTGTCGTTGCGGCAATCTTGCTGGACGGTTTGCGTCGCGCACGCAATGCGCGTCGTGATTCGCTGTTGATGAGTGACAAAATGAATCAAAGTATGGATCGCAATGATCCAGACGATTTTGGTGATGATTTTTCTGTGGGAAGAGCGCGTGTTGTTGCACAACCCCAGCAAGACAATGAAGAAAGCAAAAAAGATTTATCTGAATCTTGGACAAAAAAAGCTAGTCGTGATCCTGCTGATCTTGCGCAAGTGGCTCCTATTTTGTTGGATGTAAAAAAAGAAGAACGCACAGAACGCATCGAGCCAGAATTAGGTTTGGGTGATGATGTTGATGAAGATTTTGGTGTCGTTGAAGAAAAGAGCGATAAAGAAATTCCAGAAGTTCGACAAGAAAAAAACATTCCTGATGCGCGAGGCGTGCGCAATGCTTCTCCGGTTTTTGATACTGCCACGCAGCCATTGGGCTTGGGTGAATCAGAAGTGGTGAGTGAATCGAGAGTATATAAAAGGCCGCCCGATAAACCTGCACCACGCCGTGAGCCGACCATTCAAAAACCAACCAAACCTATTTTAGAAGCAAGAAAAGATAAAATAGGTGCGCAGGCTGTTGCTGCAGAGCCAAAGAATCAACAATTACCTTTGGATGATTTAATCATTATTTGTGTGGTGGCCCGCGATCGCAACGGCTTCAATGGTGCGGTACTACTGGATATGTTTTTAGAACGCGGTTTGCGCTACGGGCATTACAATTGGTTTCACTATTACACCGGTGAACAAACGGAAAATGATTCATTGTTTAGCGTCGCTAATATTGTGAACCCTGGCTCATTTGATTTGAATCAGATGAGTGACTTGCAAACGCCAGGTATCACCATGTTTTTGTCGATGAGCGCACTGCGCGGTAATGCGATGGAAGTGTTTGATACTATGCTGGATACAGCGCGTGCTATTGCCACACGATTAAATGGCGAATTGCGCGATGATCAACGCAGTGTGCTAACCAATCAAACGATCGAGCATAACCGTCAGCGTATTCGTCAATTTGAAATGCAAACCCGTTTGCGTGCTCGCTGA